The Pseudomonas allokribbensis genome has a window encoding:
- a CDS encoding LysR family transcriptional regulator produces MDSRTLRNLMRIVQTGSLSAAAEHSCLTVQALAAQLNKVEEQFGFRLFRRSNKGLTLTPQGTELTPYMDRVLIATRQMEEKVEALKVPGQRTLKVALNTTLDPDFNRRLIGRLIDVFPDYQMEFSYAESMENLSKLKNEDFDLAVLIGPQRPGLPSIVLPEVQVQVVGAHCGQENDPLTLLGNKFQVRPAEDCPYSHSFLRFLDAGLGNHENSQRTIYSCSETLTLSLITQMDAVGMVSREAAQKNGLTIFPGFEDFLEVRLAVNNPDLSGQALNDVVDLPLHERAERNVRSRPNRHTEKEVFAEIRT; encoded by the coding sequence ATGGATAGCAGAACCTTACGCAACCTCATGCGCATCGTGCAGACCGGCTCGTTGTCGGCCGCAGCCGAGCATTCGTGCCTGACTGTGCAGGCCCTGGCCGCACAGTTGAACAAGGTCGAAGAACAGTTCGGTTTCCGCTTGTTTCGCCGTTCCAACAAAGGGCTGACGCTGACGCCGCAAGGCACGGAGCTGACGCCCTATATGGACAGAGTGCTGATTGCCACGCGGCAGATGGAAGAGAAAGTCGAAGCATTGAAGGTGCCGGGACAGCGCACGTTGAAAGTGGCGTTGAACACCACGCTGGACCCGGACTTCAACCGACGATTGATCGGACGCCTGATCGACGTGTTTCCCGACTACCAGATGGAATTCAGCTACGCCGAGTCGATGGAAAACCTCAGCAAGCTGAAGAACGAGGACTTCGACCTCGCGGTGTTGATCGGCCCGCAGCGTCCGGGTTTGCCGAGCATTGTCCTGCCTGAAGTGCAGGTGCAAGTGGTCGGCGCGCATTGCGGTCAGGAAAACGATCCGCTGACGTTGCTCGGCAACAAGTTTCAGGTGCGTCCGGCAGAGGATTGTCCGTATTCCCACAGCTTTTTGCGTTTTCTCGACGCCGGGCTGGGTAATCACGAGAACAGTCAGCGGACGATTTATTCCTGTAGCGAAACGCTGACCCTGTCGCTCATCACGCAGATGGACGCGGTCGGCATGGTCTCCCGCGAGGCCGCACAGAAGAACGGTCTGACGATTTTCCCCGGGTTCGAGGATTTCCTCGAAGTGCGCCTGGCGGTGAACAACCCGGATCTGTCCGGCCAGGCGTTGAACGATGTGGTCGATTTGCCGCTACATGAACGAGCCGAGCGCAATGTACGCAGCCGTCCCAACCGCCACACTGAGAAAGAGGTTTTTGCTGAAATACGCACATAA
- a CDS encoding tautomerase family protein: MPFVSVRITRDGVTREQKAQVIAEITETLERVLNKRPDLTHIVIEEVDTDNWGYAGITTTEYRRQLAERGQS; encoded by the coding sequence ATGCCATTTGTCAGCGTACGCATCACCCGCGACGGTGTTACCCGTGAGCAGAAAGCTCAGGTGATCGCCGAAATCACGGAAACCCTGGAACGCGTCCTCAACAAACGCCCGGACCTGACCCACATCGTGATCGAAGAAGTCGACACCGATAACTGGGGCTACGCCGGTATCACCACCACCGAATACCGCCGACAACTGGCGGAACGGGGCCAGTCATGA
- a CDS encoding DsbA family oxidoreductase: protein MTPTVTIDFISDVVCPWCALGATALEQAIGNLAGEVSVELTYKPFELNPDMPAEGEPAVQHLMRKYGRTAEDVAAGKKMQIERGKAIGFKFDLEKRTHFHNTFDAHRLLMWAAQEGRQIALKKILLRAYFRDGDNPNDHPTLIRLASEAGLDAARARKVLTNDEFASEVRQLQAFYRQHGINSVPALILNGKHLVSGSQSVEYYEQMLKQLAAA, encoded by the coding sequence ATGACCCCGACTGTGACCATCGATTTCATCTCCGACGTGGTGTGCCCCTGGTGCGCGCTCGGGGCGACAGCGCTGGAGCAGGCGATCGGCAATCTGGCCGGCGAGGTTTCGGTGGAGCTGACCTACAAACCCTTCGAACTGAACCCGGACATGCCCGCTGAAGGCGAACCGGCGGTGCAGCACTTGATGCGCAAATACGGCCGCACCGCCGAAGACGTTGCTGCCGGCAAGAAGATGCAGATCGAACGCGGCAAGGCCATCGGTTTCAAGTTCGACTTGGAGAAACGTACGCACTTCCACAACACCTTCGATGCCCATCGATTGCTGATGTGGGCGGCGCAGGAAGGGCGGCAGATTGCGCTGAAGAAGATCCTGCTGCGGGCTTATTTCCGCGACGGCGACAACCCGAACGACCACCCGACACTAATACGTCTGGCGAGCGAAGCAGGACTGGATGCAGCGAGGGCCCGCAAGGTGCTGACCAACGACGAATTCGCCAGCGAAGTGCGGCAACTGCAGGCGTTCTACCGGCAGCACGGGATCAATTCGGTGCCCGCGCTGATCCTGAACGGCAAGCACCTGGTGTCTGGTTCGCAATCGGTCGAGTACTACGAACAAATGCTGAAACAACTGGCTGCGGCCTGA
- a CDS encoding SDR family NAD(P)-dependent oxidoreductase — protein MSHSKKTVVITGASQGLGEGMVKAFRELGYNIVATSRSIKPSNDPQILTIAGDIGDPVTAQRVISEGVARFGCIDTLVNNAGIFVAKPFTAYTPEDYAAVLSVNLNGFFYITQLAIAEMEKQGKGHVVNITTSLTDHAVDGVPSVLASLTKGGLNAATKSLAIEYAKRGIRVNAVSPGIIKTPMHGEETHAALGALHPVGHMGEVDDIAQAVVYLDNAAFVTGEILHVDGGQSAGH, from the coding sequence ATGAGCCATTCGAAAAAAACCGTCGTCATCACTGGCGCCTCCCAAGGTCTGGGCGAAGGCATGGTCAAGGCCTTCCGTGAACTGGGCTACAACATCGTCGCCACCTCGCGCTCGATCAAACCGTCGAACGACCCGCAGATCCTGACCATCGCCGGCGATATCGGCGACCCGGTCACCGCTCAACGCGTGATCAGCGAAGGCGTGGCACGCTTTGGCTGCATCGACACCCTGGTCAACAACGCCGGCATCTTCGTCGCCAAACCGTTCACCGCCTACACCCCGGAAGACTACGCCGCAGTGCTGTCGGTCAACCTAAACGGCTTCTTCTACATCACCCAACTGGCCATTGCCGAAATGGAAAAACAGGGCAAGGGCCACGTGGTCAACATCACCACCAGCCTGACCGACCACGCGGTCGACGGCGTGCCCTCGGTTCTCGCCTCACTGACCAAGGGCGGCCTAAACGCCGCCACCAAATCCCTGGCCATCGAATACGCCAAACGCGGGATCCGGGTGAACGCGGTGTCGCCTGGCATCATCAAGACGCCGATGCATGGCGAGGAAACCCACGCGGCACTGGGGGCTCTGCACCCGGTTGGGCACATGGGCGAGGTCGACGATATCGCGCAGGCCGTGGTGTATCTGGATAACGCGGCGTTTGTGACCGGTGAGATTCTGCATGTGGATGGCGGGCAGAGCGCCGGGCACTGA
- a CDS encoding 2OG-Fe(II) oxygenase, with the protein MEVTQIAALIVNRLDEMGTDIQRQWNNPEGTHTRHFFVDDLLTDEMAEAIYEAFPRNADGFFDRQSFREKKKTLTNLSDYPQILSAVTYAMQHESVVAKVAQLVGMDDVVPDPSLYAGGLSMMFQGDFLNPHIDNSHDGTRNLYRRLNLLYYVSPDWVLENGGNFELWDPKVKQQKTIVSKCNRLVVMETNKYSWHSVSGVRAEMPRCCVSNYYFSATSPDDHEYFHVTSFSGRPEETGRRLLGIVDNSLRNVVSKALRVGRGTKLINKKDQND; encoded by the coding sequence ATGGAAGTCACACAAATCGCTGCGCTTATCGTCAATCGGCTTGACGAAATGGGCACTGACATTCAGAGACAGTGGAACAATCCCGAGGGCACCCACACTCGCCACTTCTTCGTTGACGACCTGCTCACGGACGAAATGGCCGAGGCGATTTATGAGGCGTTCCCGCGTAATGCTGATGGGTTCTTTGACCGCCAGTCGTTCCGGGAGAAGAAAAAGACGCTGACCAATCTCTCCGACTATCCGCAGATCCTGAGCGCCGTGACCTACGCAATGCAGCACGAATCTGTTGTGGCCAAGGTTGCACAACTGGTCGGGATGGACGATGTCGTGCCGGACCCAAGCCTGTACGCCGGCGGTCTGTCGATGATGTTCCAAGGCGACTTTCTGAACCCTCACATCGACAACAGCCACGATGGCACGCGCAACCTGTACCGCCGCCTGAATCTGCTCTATTACGTGTCGCCCGACTGGGTGCTTGAAAATGGCGGCAACTTTGAGCTGTGGGATCCGAAGGTCAAGCAGCAGAAAACGATCGTGTCCAAGTGCAATCGCCTGGTGGTGATGGAAACCAACAAATACTCCTGGCACTCCGTGAGCGGTGTTCGCGCCGAAATGCCTCGGTGCTGTGTTTCCAACTATTACTTCTCGGCAACTTCGCCGGATGATCACGAATACTTTCACGTAACGTCGTTCAGTGGCCGCCCGGAAGAAACGGGTCGTCGCCTGCTGGGTATTGTGGACAACAGCCTTCGTAATGTGGTCTCGAAAGCGCTGCGAGTGGGACGAGGAACGAAGCTGATCAACAAAAAAGATCAAAATGATTGA
- a CDS encoding type II toxin-antitoxin system HicB family antitoxin, with protein MFEYALEIHEEPGSAWLSCAEIPEMHAAGDTLEEVLDGAIEVMETAFSIYVDDRRLIPTGDAEEQDGDAVLRLPALTAAKVALWNTLLESGMSKAELARRLGVQRPQVDRLVDFLHHSKIESVERALQQLGRWILLSVEAA; from the coding sequence ATGTTCGAATATGCGTTGGAAATCCACGAAGAGCCGGGCAGTGCCTGGTTGTCCTGCGCAGAAATTCCAGAGATGCACGCCGCTGGCGACACCCTAGAGGAAGTGCTCGATGGCGCCATTGAGGTTATGGAAACAGCCTTCTCAATCTACGTTGATGATCGGCGGTTGATTCCGACAGGTGATGCGGAGGAACAGGACGGTGACGCTGTTTTGCGTCTGCCTGCGTTGACTGCCGCGAAGGTTGCGCTGTGGAATACGCTTCTGGAGTCTGGAATGAGCAAAGCGGAGTTGGCACGCCGTTTGGGTGTGCAACGGCCTCAGGTAGATCGGTTAGTCGATTTCCTTCATCACTCCAAGATCGAGAGTGTCGAGCGTGCGTTGCAGCAGCTTGGGCGGTGGATTTTGCTTTCCGTTGAGGCCGCGTAG